One Carassius auratus strain Wakin chromosome 4, ASM336829v1, whole genome shotgun sequence DNA segment encodes these proteins:
- the napepld gene encoding N-acyl-phosphatidylethanolamine-hydrolyzing phospholipase D, with amino-acid sequence MAALTSTLLVMRLHQRRARALVTLPTPTHSSSLLAGLTHRCLCSSEAGGASMAEEPLVSAGNNFPLDYRQEQDVTCSRRDSRGCFVNPWTTWQFPSYSTIARLFLTERNNSNVPSAKEVLDRELPIQEPYFVQRPDQCGQTGPSVRATWLGHATVLVEMEGLVFLTDPMFSQRASPVAFMGPKRYRDPPCTIEQLPRLDAVVISHTHYDHLDADSVAALNARFGSSLHWFVPLGLAEWMQKAGCENVTELDWWVGNCIPGHDSVTFFCTPAQHWCKRTPVDDNKALWGSWTIIGPHCRFFFAGDTGYCSAFKEIGKRFGPFDLAAIPIGAYLPRGIMKSQHVDPEEAVQIHMDIQAKTSLAIHWGTFALAYEHYLDPPARLREAMVNHGLNPDLFFILHHGESRKIDHKDTH; translated from the exons ATGGCCGCTCTTACTTCAACTCTTCTAGTGATGCGCTTACATCAGAGGCGCGCTCGTGCGCTCGTGACGCTCCCGACACCTACGCACTCGAGTTCGCTGCTCGCGGGACTGACGCATCG GTGTTTGTGCAGTTCAGAGGCTGGTGGAGCGTCCATGGCAGAGGAACCTTTAGTCAGTGCAGGGAATAACTTCCCACTGGATTACAGGCAAGAGCAAGATGTTACGTGTTCCAGACGGGACTCTCGTGGGTGCTTTGTGAACCCCTGGACAACATGGCAGTTCCCCTCCTACAGCACCATCGCTCGCCTGTTCCTCACCGAGAGGAACAACAGTAATGTTCCCAGTGCCAaagag GTTCTTGACCGTGAGTTGCCGATTCAGGAGCCATATTTCGTGCAGAGGCCAGACCAATGTGGGCAGACGGGCCCATCTGTGAGAGCGACCTGGCTAGGTCATGCCACAGTACTGGTGGAGATGGAAGGACTGGTGTTTCTGACTGACCCCATGTTTAGCCAGAGAGCATCTCCAGTGGCATTCATGGGCCCAAAGCGTTACCGTGACCCCCCTTGCACCATAGAACAGCTTCCTCGCCTGGACGCAGTAGTGATCAGTCACACACACTACGATCACCTCGACGCAGACTCTGTGGCAGCACTGAATGCTCGCTTTGGTTCCAGTTTGCACTGGTTTGTGCCACTCGGGTTGGCCGAATGGATGCAGAAGGCAGGTTGTGAGAATGTCACTGAGTTGGACTGGTGGGTGGGAAACTGCATTCCCGGGCACGACAGTGTCACATTTTTTTGCACGCCAGCACAGCACTGGTGCAAACGCACTCCTGTGGATGACAACAAAGCATTATGGGGAAGCTGGACAATCATAGGCCCCCATTGTCGTTTCTTCTTCGCTGGAGACACGGGATACTGTTCGGCATTTAAAGAGATTGGAAAACGCTTCGGACCATTCGACCTGGCTGCCATCCCGATTGGAGCGTACCTGCCTAG AGGAATCATGAAGTCTCAGCATGTGGACCCTGAAGAGGCTGTTCAGATTCACATGGACATTCAAGCCAAAACATCGCTGGCCATTCACTGGGGGACGTTTGCTTTGGCCTATGAG cattATCTTGACCCTCCAGCACGTTTGCGTGAGGCTATGGTGAATCATGGATTGAATCCAGATCTGTTCTTCATTCTTCATCACGGAGAGTCACGGAAGATCGACCACAAAGACACACACTAA